Within Aricia agestis chromosome Z, ilAriAges1.1, whole genome shotgun sequence, the genomic segment CACACTTTGTACACGTTTGTTCGTTGCATCGGTGAAGAAAATCCTAAACTGCAGCCGCTAAACGGTAAGGTAACGTCTTAATTCCAGCTACATAAAGCGTCAAAAAAATcacacgaatttttaaaaagttatgacattttttgtacgtctggggtttgtcggaccccacgtggtgcacggagggttaagtTTACACTTAGTTAGATATTGTGTTATTTCTCTCGTTCCTCGtatgtatttaataaataaaaatcatttttaacaCAGGGTTATTACTTGAAGTCGaatttgtaccatcgaagaaattgattcataggcagacagCGAACCTACGTGAAAAACTGGccgctgggtttgacataatgcgaccaaattatgtCGGACCGCCGTCTGCATTTGTAACAATTTCTCTCCTAGTACAATTAGGCCTAAATAGACTGGAAGATGCTCAGGTATTTTGGTCATTTATGGGCAATTTAACCATCTCTAGCTGTACCTGTAGCAGATTAGCGGGCAGGTGAGCGGCGCGGTATCCGTCGTAGAACGCGAGCGCCGCAGCCAGTGCAGGCGCCGGGGTCCCGCACAGCGCCGCCTGAGCCACCGCCTGCCGCAACGACTGCTGAGCCGCGCTCAGCTGCGCGCTGAAGTACGGGTCCAGCAGCAGGTTGGTGAGATTGGGGTTCTTTGTGAACGCGTCCTGTGTAGAACAAAAAATGAATAAGTAAAGCGGATTACCTCTATGCTCTTTGCAAGTGAAATTTGCGAAGTCACAAAGCAACAACTTTTAACATTTATACTCTccataaagcttaggccaaaccgaCGCGAACAGGCGtcagcgaagcggagcgtcaagttgtcaaacgtgtgttttgtatacaaaaaacacatattttgacaacttgacgctccgcttcacagacgcctgttcgcgtaggtttggACTTTGGCCTAACCATGAAGGTATGTCCGgagtgtatttaatattatagtccaGACTCCAGCATATCCACAATTTAAGGCAGCTGTGACACAGTTCATACTAGTACTTTGTATAAATGTATTCGTTCCTcgcattgtaaaaaaaatgtaacgaaattgaacaataaatttatcgtatatatatatatatatatatatatatatatatatatatatatatatatatatatatatatatatatatatatatatatatatatatatatatatatatatatatatatatatataaaattcaaaggtgactgactgattgacatagtgatctatcaacgcacagcccaaaccactggacggatcgggctgaaatttggcatgcaggtatatgttatgacgtaggcatccgctaagaaaggattttgataaattccaaccccaaggggttcaaataggggatgaaagtttgtatataataatacttcttaacgcgagcgaagccgcgggcaagagctcgttattgtatatattataaacaatcGTTGCTTGTTCGGCATCAGAATCTAGCAACTCTGGCATCAGTTgtatcaataaatatttatatacttaagtaataataatagtcttaAGTACCCCGCAAACGATCAAATTGTTTGTCAAATTTTACGTGTTTGTCAAACAGTTTGATagtgtcacagtatagcaatattagtccctacagtaacgaaacctttgacgtcgcacgatgccgccaccgatgacagaTACCGAGCaaatatgccagggttgccacgaaacgggaaataaaataaaaataaaatattgtgcttgtaatgcaaatgttatcatttaatctgtttaatcagcgtgttatatttacatatttatttattttaaaaactttatgcacatataagtacaaaggtggacttaatgccgtatggcattatctaccagtcaacctttgggcgatacaaagacaaagttgtataggtgccagtcgagttgaaaaaggaaaagacagaaaaaaataataaatatataatattagacttataaaatatatattgtataatattatactatacttataatatacatattatcacacataacattatatataaataaaaccaataaccatacgtaatatattattatataataactatattataataatatatagttgatcaatgataatgctaaaaatattataaatattaatttatgccataaattatgaaaactaagagtctgccaactgtttcaagtaaaactcacgtaccctgcgcttaaaagtatctctggtttttgatatcctgatttccggagaaagagcgttccagaggagaatagcctggatattaaaagaagagtggacggaacttgacttgtaagaagggcaacttaaaagctgatttgaagtggatcggaggcacagcaggcacgataaaaaatcgtgcctgctgcaacggtattgaaagtaaggggcgagatattcgggagtatggggatgatgcagcagtaaatatagcacacacagtgcctgcacagagcggcgctgacgtactggtaaccagtgtagcttggagcgatacgaagaaacatggtcgaattttcgaaggttgaatatgaatcggaggcaattattaaacaatcggtcGAGCTTATCGAGTTTGTCTGCATTAAGATCTAAACAGCACACGTCACCATAGTTAATTATAGGAAAGATAAGGGACTGGACCAGCAAGGTCTTGACCGGAGTggaaaggaaatttttgagccagtagatgaatcgtacatattatgtcgtactgccagatatttacgtgaaactttatttttagatgattttagttctctatttaaaaaaaattaactaacccatcaagccccataagctcaccggtgagcgagacacaatagaataaaaatagatttccaaggatccacgaatcacgattgaaggattaaaataatgaagacgcattcgaaatttcgaatatataaaatatccaataattaatcacacgtcaggtgtaacagaagcacttcaaaactcttattacgtgcgcggtaagggcgcggtatgttacacttgatatgtgtacctaggtaggtaggtactaattagtatttttaatttattctatattgtttctctccttgttacacttcttacaacgtaaacaataaaacagagatgcaaatacatgccgccaaggccaacacaatattagtgtaaactgtgagccgatatttatgaaaatttaaatcctttttgttttttcagatctacatccgtacactgaacatttattataatatcccattgtttataagataagttatcgttttacaacacaaaattcgtagacaacgcgccaacgtcacccctgtgggcgcagatacacaaactccgcgagtttgtgtacgcgggcccgcgccgcccgcttacccgcgggtacccctccgttgctctgcgcaagtacattcgtttcactactgtagggatatgtcatattgctacaCTGTGATAGTGTACAGCTTTGTTTGAAGCGTTTGTCAAACAAACTACGTGTTTGACCTGTTTGAGAAAATTTGCATTGGCATAGCCGCGTAGCGTTTGACAAACGTGTTTGAACGTGTTCCACTGTATTTGTCAAACAAGATCTCATGATCTCAAACCGATTCTAGCTAATTGTTTGACAAACTCGTTTGATGCACGTTTGTTCGTCTGCGCTGCTGTTTGATGAAAACCTAGAAATTAAATCAAACATGTTTGTCAAACAAATTTGATCGTTTGCGGGGTACTTTAAGTAAACGCAACGCAAACGATCAAAacctacgaataacaaaaactaaggaaacgtaactacgtacttcaatcgttttaaatttggttctcaaggttcttttcgcacactaaaataatatggcaatagctacgaaacactacattcaaatagacaaaataaagccgttgacaataattattgtcacttctataattacttacacaaaattcttgcatgtatttGGGGGGACCCCccttttgcataaagtatgcatgtattcgggtcacattttgtagaatcggtTCAATTTTTTTGGCACAGTAACTCTTCCTTagtctttattatttatagtctTAAACTATATATATGACGACGCACCTTGATGTTACCGAGGAAAACACTTCTGATGATGCAGCCGCCGCGCCACATCAGAGCTATGCTACCGTAGTTCAAGTTCCACTTGTTCACCTGAAAATAACACCATTTTAAAAATGGAGAATACCAGCAATAAACAGGTCTTTAACATTCCATCCTTCGTCAGATTAAGATATTATGATATGATGTATTGCAAGCTTTTTTGTGACCAAAGTGAAATATTGTccatttttacaattaaaaaccGACAACTCACTCGTTTTGCCACTAATGACTAATGTGACatagtatccatactaatattattataaatgggaaagtgtgtctgtccacACAGACAgatatctgttacctcttcacgtcctaactactgaaccaattttgctgaaatttggtatggagatattttaagtATCCCGGAAAAGGgctaacaataaaaaaaaacataatatgatatttttttatcccggaaaaaaacGCACTTTTCCCGCgggataaattaattttggcagCATCGTCtagtacttactttaataatttaatcagAGTGAATCCGTGAGTGATACcaattttcaaagattttagaTCGACAATTGACACGTTCCTCCTAATATtgcatcatattataattatttcaataataatctatatattaatacgcaagcgaaaaactttgtaaccctttttacgaaaaatggggaaacgtaggtgcatgaaattttccacatttatagtttatatggtggaggagtgcatcgagctaatattattttgaaattatgcttttatcatacatttttttaacaaataaaacattacacacactacaacacacgcacatgagaaatgacagatttttgagtgccaagcctatacatacgaattatactcttttatttatggttaagtctgttgacaacaagttgacaaattgaaaatggattatagttttttttattgaatctaagatactaaaAGACAATGcgtacacggccagtctgagatcagctaagtcccagagacaagagttgaaaaaaatatgataaagtcaatttttttttttacaaaatataggtagtagtcctaatgtcgttgaaactaaggtcgaatttcgatcgttgggcgatctctagtttttcaAAATGTCTGTGATTGGTGTGATTGAAAATTATTGCCTAAGTGCctatagataaaaatatttccattgAATTTTCTATCATtgtgttatgaattatgattaacatctttcacaaaatatatctgTAAGTGCTTTGCTTTTAGATTGTAGATAAGCAATCAGTTTTAATCATTATGGTAAtacagtaattatattattgttagtaATTATGTGGCAGACATTCCAGACCAGTCATTATAAATcgtgtaatatttaattttaatagtcaTTAAGAAAAACGTGTTCTCATGATTCCGACTAGGTGATTCTACATTTTGTGTGTAATTTACGACATCAAATTTTTGTATGATGTAAAGTTAAAacatcaataaatataatatgactttAAAATAGGAAGGAATGTTCTATTAAAGTATTATACTACTTTAATAGAACATtgtaccgtcgaagaaattgaATCATGGACAGTTGATGGAGCTATGTCGgttggatgggtttgacataatgcgaccGAATTACGTAgctccgccatctgcctagaagttaacttctctgatagtactatcagaggagttgattcataggcagttggatTCATGGTTTCATATTGAactgacatgatccgaccaaatgaggtGGGTCTGTCAACCTACCTATGAATGAACTTCATCGATGGTACATACTTAAGGGTTTTCATTGTTTTTCCATGTAAATTCCAAACAATGTGTCTATAAACACAGTAAAAAAATCCGAGATCTTTTTTCCTAGATTTTCATCCATATTATAGTTATTACCAAAATAAGCCGAAGCTTAAGCTATATCTAAATGTATATTCACCTTAGCAGCTTCCCTGAGCAGCATGAAGCCTTGTGCATAGGAGATAACTTTACTGGCATAGAGAGCCTTTCGTAAGTGTTCCAGAAACTCTTTCTTGTTGCCGGAGAACTTCGTAGAAGGGCCGGGGAGAGTTTTGCTGGCGAGTTCTCTCTCATCTgaaagaaaagtttaaaaaataatataaattaccaGAAATAATCAgaagtaaaaattttaatatccTGTAATGCTTGTTTTCTCCAGCAATTTATTAATCGATTCATTAATTAAAAACGAATcaatagtttagactttaggcaCTATGTCGAAACAAACATGCATAGTAGGTCATTAAATATGCACTCTCCTTactatgatgattgatgacgcAGCAAGTCAACAATGACGTCATTCGCAAAGCAATGGTAAATTTCGCAATATTTCAAtcttttatttgttaataacaCTATCATGATACTAAAATTTCAATAATACTAAAGTATATCGCTATTCGCTAGCGTTTGCGTTTTTAGTATGaaacaataaaaagaaaaaattagtTGACTTTAAACCAGCTTAGCCGAGgaataaattttattcatacttattgtaatattattcaCACAATCGCAGATACTTAAACATAACTAATCGTTTTATAAGAATAAcagattaaaaaacaataaagaccTTTAAAATCGATTTCGTCGAAGGAAAGCCGGTTTTATCGAAACTAGGTCACACAGTTACTTtgagtttaaaaatatactaaccCTTCAACGCAGACAGACAACGGGCGAAGACAGCCTCGCCAATTAGAGTGACTGGCACGCCGTATTCCAGTGCACTGATGCCAGTCCACTTGCCTGTACCTTTCTGACCAGCGGCGTCACGGATCTTGGGCAGCAAGAAGTtgcctgtatttttttttaatattatcagtaTTTGGAAAACCGAGCTAAGATCAAAAGAGGAAAAACATTAACAACCCAAAAAATGAcacttattgtttttattcctCAGAACTATCATACTTTAAATTAATGGAAATACTACAAGCATTtaatttctaagcatttttaCAAGATGTAGACAGATAGATTAAAATAGGTTTTAAGCATTTTAATAGTAAAGTGCATCAAACATTTTGAAATCAAGCTTATTTGGACATTTATTTACAAtgcacaataaaaatataatttaaataagataatatatttttactcacCGTCAGTGTCCTTATATTTCAAGATATCGCGAGTGATTTCAATCAGGAATGAGTCCAATTCGCCCTTATTCCATTCGTCAAATACTTGTGCCATTTCACTTTGATCCATACCTAAAATagccaaaaacaaaatatacattaccaacaatttttttttagctTAAATTAGATCTTATTTTTGCCCCACATTACTTTCACAATTCCCTCTTTAATGTCAAACACACTAGGGtattataaacatattattattatcaagcctccaatttttttaagtaaaattataaaagacttacatctattatatatatatatatatatatatatatatatatatatatatatatatatatatatatatatatatatatatatatatatatatatatatatatatatatatatatatatatatatatatatatatatatatatatatatatatatgtatgtatattatttaatgcACATACTAAGAACATCCTTCATCAGGTGATACACTTCACAGATTAGCTGCATGTCACCATACTCGATGCCATTGTGTACCATCTTGACAAAGTGTCCTGCTCCGTCCTCACCGACCCAGTCACAGCATGGCTCGTTGTTAGCCTTAGCACATATAGCCTGTGGGAGAAACTGTGTTGAGATACTTCGTTCACGAAATTCGTTAAACAGCCTTGCCAACCACaaagaaactgtacattttggcATGATAAAGACTTAGTCGTTTCTTGAGGCTCAAAATGTTAGCATACCAAGTTTTATCCACCTCTGTGGTTTTTATATGAAGACAATGATAACagataatatagaaaaaccggccaagtgcgagtcggactcgcccatgaagggtccgcagcagcaataaggtttatttttatgaaattaaaatgtttttgatttatttttatatttcagttagtttggtcgcgtttagTAAAACCCAGCCaaaagatcacaattaacattgaattgacatgatccggccaaatgacgttggtctgtcaactgcctaggaatcaatttcctcaatggaACATTACCTGGAAGATTGGCTTAACATGTGGCCAAGCTGCTGGATGACCTCCGGGCATAAGAGAAGGTCCGTAGCGAGCTCCGTCCTCACCTCCACTCACCTATTTCAATGGTTATTATGAGTATCTTACAGATAAATTGCATTAAAATTATTGCCTAtggatttttcaatttatttcttcaaaataaaaactttctattctcgttattttttttaaacaaaatgtataaaccATTATAACAATTTGATTTACAGCATGATGTTAATAATTATCAATTTTCCCTTTTCCTTGTTTGCTTCCtatttaattaacataataGCAATGATTGTATTTAAACCAATTTCTAGCCGACTTTCAAAAACTAAGGAGGTCATAATATGTTCATCTGTATGTAATTTTTGTTATAGGAATACTTACACCCATGCCAATGTAGTGAACGCCAGTTGGGGCCAGTTCCTTGCACCATCTCTGTGTGTCCATGTATTGTGAGTTGCCACCGTCAATAATGATGTCCCCCTTTTCAAGAAGAGGCAACAGTTTCTTCACAAACTCATCTACTGCGAAACCGGCTAAAAAACATTCCAAATTTAATATTGCGTATCATCACAACGAGCTTTTTATAGAACTGTTTAAgaaaattcataggcagatggctagggttgccatcacccaaattcccttcgccggtcaggcacgacaaaattcccggatatttggccgaaatgtggttatttccccagacacctcttaaacagtatttacgataacgtcttggcaatttttgcttttccaacaagaatttgtaaaaatctgactaactcaagtccgtgcaagaaaccgtgtaTATGCTTAGCGAgattttttatctttcgtttattgctgcatgatttaaaagttaaatttctctcatcaaaagtgtctggattttaaccggacacttttcaaaaaccag encodes:
- the LOC121738549 gene encoding 6-phosphogluconate dehydrogenase, decarboxylating, with the translated sequence MAEAKADIALIGLAVMGQNLILNMDSKGFVVCAFNRTVEKVDQFLANEAKGTKIIGAKSLEDMVAKLKKPRKVMLLVKAGFAVDEFVKKLLPLLEKGDIIIDGGNSQYMDTQRWCKELAPTGVHYIGMGVSGGEDGARYGPSLMPGGHPAAWPHVKPIFQAICAKANNEPCCDWVGEDGAGHFVKMVHNGIEYGDMQLICEVYHLMKDVLSMDQSEMAQVFDEWNKGELDSFLIEITRDILKYKDTDGNFLLPKIRDAAGQKGTGKWTGISALEYGVPVTLIGEAVFARCLSALKDERELASKTLPGPSTKFSGNKKEFLEHLRKALYASKVISYAQGFMLLREAAKVNKWNLNYGSIALMWRGGCIIRSVFLGNIKDAFTKNPNLTNLLLDPYFSAQLSAAQQSLRQAVAQAALCGTPAPALAAALAFYDGYRAAHLPANLLQAQRDYFGAHTYELLTKPGDFIHTNWTGHGGNVSASTYNK